The Pontibacillus yanchengensis genome has a window encoding:
- a CDS encoding ANTAR domain-containing response regulator, which produces MKKKILLAEDESIVRMDTSMMLQDAGFDVVGEAEDGEKAISLAHQLEVDLIIMDIKMPNLGGLKASKIIGDKYNVPILLLTAYSQKEYIEKAKEANIVGYIVKPVSEEQFIPSVEMAIHQGEVSEKYRDEVNKADQRLEERKIIEQAKGILIDQFGYTEDSSFKKIRKISMNKQMNLEKVARRIIKKYS; this is translated from the coding sequence ATGAAGAAAAAGATCTTACTGGCAGAAGATGAATCTATTGTAAGAATGGATACATCGATGATGCTTCAGGATGCAGGGTTTGATGTTGTAGGCGAGGCAGAGGATGGAGAGAAAGCCATTAGCCTAGCCCATCAATTAGAGGTAGATTTAATTATAATGGATATCAAAATGCCGAATTTAGGAGGGTTAAAAGCTAGTAAGATCATAGGCGATAAATATAATGTACCTATATTGCTTCTTACAGCATATAGTCAGAAAGAATACATTGAAAAAGCAAAAGAAGCTAACATTGTTGGTTATATAGTGAAACCCGTCTCGGAAGAACAGTTTATACCATCTGTAGAAATGGCTATTCATCAAGGAGAAGTTTCAGAGAAATACCGAGATGAAGTAAATAAGGCTGATCAGCGACTGGAAGAAAGAAAGATAATTGAGCAGGCAAAAGGAATTTTAATCGATCAATTCGGTTACACAGAAGACTCGTCGTTTAAAAAAATAAGGAAAATCAGCATGAATAAGCAGATGAACCTAGAGAAAGTTGCTAGAAGGATTATTAAAAAGTACTCTTAG
- a CDS encoding glutaredoxin family protein, producing MKNKLDLVLYTRPTCSDCQDAKEYLASENIEYQHKNVGENPEFEEEMKEISGNRIVPLFAFYKKGIFGKRKLVKKLIGFDKNKEEIKSL from the coding sequence ATGAAAAACAAATTGGATCTTGTGCTTTATACGCGCCCGACTTGCTCAGACTGTCAGGATGCCAAAGAGTATTTAGCATCTGAAAATATTGAATACCAGCATAAAAATGTCGGGGAAAATCCTGAATTTGAAGAGGAGATGAAGGAAATCTCCGGCAACCGGATCGTTCCGTTGTTTGCTTTTTATAAAAAAGGGATTTTCGGCAAAAGAAAACTGGTGAAAAAACTCATTGGATTTGATAAAAATAAAGAAGAAATTAAAAGTTTGTAA
- a CDS encoding class I SAM-dependent methyltransferase, whose product MNKKQTERIKQRYNRISSVFDLMDHMIRDQWREDSLQKAYGEILEVGVGTGTNLKYYNAHAKVTGIDFSPNMLEKAKQKASRRPGHFELLEMDAQNLDFNDDTFDTVVSTCVFCSVPDPIQGLKEIRRVTKPTGQIIMLEHMRSDVEWVGNVMDILNPIGLNIIGANINRRTMENIEMAGLKVTHQEQLMSSIMRRITLSPNKK is encoded by the coding sequence ATGAATAAGAAGCAAACGGAAAGAATCAAACAACGATATAATCGAATTTCTAGTGTGTTTGATCTTATGGACCACATGATACGTGATCAATGGAGGGAGGATTCTCTTCAAAAAGCTTACGGGGAAATACTAGAAGTTGGAGTAGGGACTGGAACTAACCTTAAATATTACAATGCTCATGCTAAAGTAACCGGTATCGATTTTAGCCCCAACATGCTTGAAAAAGCTAAACAAAAAGCCAGTCGACGCCCAGGTCACTTTGAATTATTAGAAATGGATGCTCAAAATCTTGATTTTAATGATGATACATTTGATACAGTAGTATCTACTTGTGTTTTTTGTTCGGTGCCTGATCCTATACAAGGTTTAAAAGAAATCAGACGCGTGACAAAACCTACCGGACAAATAATTATGCTTGAACATATGAGAAGTGATGTGGAATGGGTGGGGAATGTCATGGATATTTTAAATCCGATTGGCTTAAATATTATAGGTGCAAACATTAACAGGAGAACAATGGAGAATATTGAAATGGCTGGTTTAAAAGTTACTCATCAAGAACAATTAATGTCCTCTATTATGAGAAGAATCACGCTCTCCCCTAACAAAAAATAA
- a CDS encoding aldehyde dehydrogenase family protein, with protein sequence MSIAIKNEKKVYSVSGNEVLGSLPLMSQEEVDDKINQASEAQESWSATEVYKRADILHEWADRLVEKQDQIGEVISKEVGKSLASAIKEVVRTADLIRYTAEEGCRIHGEMLKGDSSRGGSLSKMAMVEQEPLGVVLAISPFNYPVNLAASKIAPALISGNAVVFKPASQGALSGQLMTEALLETNLPSDIIQFVSGKGSEIGDFLVTHTSIDMITFTGSTETGQAISQKAKMIPVVLELGGKDPAIVLEDADLNLAAEHIVSGAYSYSGQRCTAIKRVLVADTIANDLTEKLKQKVEALSVGTPEDNATVTPLINNDAAEFVQHLIDDALNKGAELITGNRREDNLVYPTLLDHVNSDMDVAWEEPFGPVLPIIRINEEEDFVSLANQSEYGLQASIFTKDVQKAREIATKLDVGSVQMNAKTERGPDHFPFIGAKNSGLGSQGIRRSIESMTRDKLFILNL encoded by the coding sequence ATCAGCATTGCAATCAAAAATGAAAAGAAGGTCTATTCAGTTTCTGGAAACGAAGTTCTTGGCTCTCTTCCCTTGATGTCCCAAGAGGAAGTAGACGATAAAATAAATCAGGCAAGTGAAGCCCAAGAGAGTTGGTCCGCAACAGAGGTATATAAGCGGGCAGATATTTTGCACGAATGGGCAGATCGATTAGTTGAAAAACAAGATCAAATCGGAGAGGTAATTTCTAAAGAAGTAGGTAAAAGCCTGGCTTCCGCTATCAAAGAAGTGGTACGGACAGCAGATCTAATCCGTTATACCGCTGAGGAAGGTTGCCGCATCCACGGTGAAATGTTGAAAGGGGATTCTTCCAGAGGTGGATCATTAAGCAAAATGGCTATGGTGGAGCAAGAGCCACTTGGTGTGGTCCTCGCAATATCTCCATTCAACTATCCGGTTAACTTAGCAGCTTCCAAAATTGCTCCCGCACTCATCTCCGGAAACGCCGTTGTTTTCAAACCAGCTTCTCAAGGGGCGTTGAGCGGTCAACTGATGACCGAAGCACTGCTCGAAACAAATCTGCCTTCTGATATCATTCAATTTGTGTCCGGAAAAGGTTCAGAGATTGGTGATTTTCTCGTTACACACACGAGCATTGATATGATTACTTTTACGGGGAGTACAGAAACAGGACAAGCCATATCCCAAAAGGCCAAAATGATTCCTGTTGTATTAGAACTCGGCGGTAAGGATCCAGCTATCGTCCTGGAGGATGCTGACCTTAATCTAGCAGCTGAACACATCGTTAGTGGTGCTTACTCTTATTCAGGCCAACGTTGTACGGCAATTAAGCGTGTTCTAGTAGCTGACACTATTGCTAATGACCTAACAGAGAAACTTAAGCAGAAGGTTGAAGCTCTCTCGGTCGGAACTCCTGAAGATAATGCGACAGTAACTCCCTTGATCAATAACGATGCCGCAGAATTTGTGCAACATTTGATAGATGATGCGTTAAACAAGGGTGCAGAGCTCATTACTGGCAATAGACGTGAAGATAATTTAGTTTATCCAACATTATTAGATCATGTAAATTCAGATATGGATGTGGCATGGGAAGAACCTTTTGGCCCAGTCCTACCGATCATTCGTATTAACGAAGAAGAAGACTTTGTATCGCTTGCCAACCAATCAGAATACGGTCTGCAAGCAAGTATTTTTACAAAAGATGTTCAGAAGGCCAGGGAAATCGCCACAAAACTAGACGTAGGTTCCGTGCAAATGAACGCAAAAACGGAACGTGGGCCTGATCATTTCCCATTCATCGGAGCTAAAAACTCCGGACTCGGGTCTCAAGGAATACGCCGCAGTATTGAATCAATGACACGCGACAAATTATTCATTTTGAATCTATAA
- a CDS encoding UDP-N-acetylmuramoyl-L-alanyl-D-glutamate--2,6-diaminopimelate ligase: MELHEVGYTLNIQAENIMQYPKTIIKGISYNSQDVEEGYLFVAIKGYQQDGHHYIQHAIENGACAVIGEEMRADLSVPYFQVENSRKALGLISDHYYNFPTDDKILIGITGTNGKTTTSYLIRHILEDNGFSCAFFGSTKNIINGEVCPTINTTPNLLEINRLLAGSKDDVVVMEVSSHALTQHRIEGVSFDYALFTNLSHDHLDYHGSMEDYFQAKRKLFEMLKKEGKAIVNTEDYWGEILASQLVGQGIPMISIGENGRSDMKLESYTSNPRSLLLKNGNETISIKPLLYGFHNMYNIAMAYGTAKQIGVDTKGAIQSIERFEGIEGRFTIIELNQGATVVVDYAHTPDALFHCVKTAREQCSGNLIHIFGFRGDRDPAKRREMISISSEISDQYILTFDDLNSVSPVDMKNTLIELQEKYGNENGKVITDRTLAIEGAINMAKTGDWILITGKGNEKYQQRCHYPVQNDEEAALYLAKEEK, translated from the coding sequence ATGGAACTTCATGAAGTAGGATACACCCTGAATATCCAGGCCGAAAATATTATGCAATATCCCAAAACGATTATTAAAGGAATATCCTATAATTCACAAGATGTCGAGGAAGGATATCTATTTGTAGCAATTAAAGGATACCAACAAGATGGCCATCACTATATTCAACATGCGATTGAAAATGGAGCTTGTGCGGTCATCGGGGAAGAAATGAGGGCGGATTTATCTGTCCCCTATTTTCAAGTGGAGAACAGTCGAAAAGCTTTAGGTTTGATTAGTGACCATTATTATAACTTTCCTACGGATGACAAGATACTAATCGGCATTACAGGTACAAACGGTAAAACTACAACAAGTTATCTTATAAGACATATTTTAGAAGATAATGGATTTTCCTGTGCCTTTTTCGGCAGCACGAAAAACATTATTAATGGAGAGGTTTGTCCAACGATCAATACCACCCCAAACTTACTAGAAATAAACAGGCTATTAGCCGGAAGTAAAGACGATGTGGTGGTTATGGAAGTATCTTCCCACGCTTTAACACAGCATAGAATTGAAGGGGTTTCCTTTGATTATGCCTTATTCACCAATCTTTCTCACGATCATTTAGATTATCATGGTTCTATGGAAGACTATTTCCAAGCCAAAAGAAAACTGTTTGAGATGTTGAAAAAGGAAGGAAAAGCTATCGTTAACACGGAGGATTATTGGGGCGAGATATTGGCAAGTCAGCTCGTTGGTCAAGGTATTCCCATGATATCGATTGGTGAGAATGGGAGAAGTGATATGAAACTGGAAAGCTATACATCTAATCCAAGGAGCTTACTTTTGAAAAATGGTAACGAAACTATTTCGATTAAACCTTTGCTATACGGATTCCATAACATGTACAACATAGCTATGGCTTATGGAACAGCAAAACAAATCGGAGTGGATACGAAAGGTGCTATCCAATCTATTGAGCGCTTTGAGGGAATTGAGGGTAGATTTACCATTATTGAATTAAATCAGGGGGCAACGGTTGTTGTCGATTATGCTCACACCCCCGACGCCCTATTCCATTGCGTGAAAACAGCAAGAGAGCAGTGTTCAGGCAATCTAATCCATATTTTTGGATTCAGAGGGGATAGAGACCCGGCCAAAAGAAGGGAGATGATATCGATTTCATCTGAAATAAGTGATCAATATATCCTTACCTTCGATGACCTTAACTCTGTTTCTCCGGTAGATATGAAGAATACTTTAATTGAACTTCAAGAAAAGTATGGGAACGAAAATGGAAAAGTGATCACAGATCGTACATTAGCTATCGAAGGTGCCATAAACATGGCCAAAACAGGTGATTGGATCTTGATCACTGGGAAAGGGAATGAGAAATACCAGCAACGATGTCATTATCCTGTTCAAAATGATGAAGAGGCTGCTTTGTATTTGGCGAAGGAAGAAAAGTGA
- a CDS encoding VOC family protein has protein sequence MIETNQNIVPHLWFDKEANEAADFYASIFPESRIRNVTTLQETPSGNSDLVSFELWGQEFMAINAGPYFKFNPSVSFMVHFDPSQEKDASNMLDKVWNKLSKGGTVLMPLDKYPFSEKYGWIQDKYGLSWQLILTNPEVEKRSKVVPSFMFVNDQCGRAEEAMHFYLSVFKNSKQGSIARYPQSMESAKEDTIMYSDFMIENQWFIAMDSSKDHKFNFIEAISFMVKCDTQDEIDYYWEKLSAVPESEQCGWLKDKYGMSWQIVPREKDEMMSDNSTQEQIARVTQATLKMKKLNLKELQKAYKG, from the coding sequence ATGATAGAAACCAATCAAAATATCGTACCCCATTTATGGTTTGACAAGGAAGCTAATGAAGCAGCAGATTTCTATGCTTCCATATTCCCTGAATCAAGAATTAGGAATGTAACAACACTTCAGGAAACGCCATCCGGTAACTCCGATTTAGTTTCTTTTGAGTTGTGGGGACAGGAGTTCATGGCAATTAACGCAGGGCCTTACTTCAAATTCAATCCGTCTGTGTCTTTCATGGTTCATTTTGATCCTTCGCAAGAAAAAGATGCGAGTAACATGTTAGATAAGGTTTGGAATAAATTATCCAAAGGGGGAACGGTGTTAATGCCACTGGATAAGTATCCGTTTAGTGAGAAGTACGGTTGGATTCAAGATAAGTATGGTTTATCTTGGCAACTAATTCTTACCAACCCAGAAGTTGAAAAGCGGTCTAAGGTAGTTCCGTCGTTTATGTTTGTCAATGATCAATGTGGCAGAGCAGAAGAAGCGATGCATTTTTATTTGTCCGTATTTAAAAACTCCAAGCAGGGTTCAATTGCCCGCTACCCTCAAAGTATGGAATCTGCCAAAGAAGATACCATCATGTATTCGGATTTTATGATTGAGAATCAGTGGTTCATTGCAATGGACAGCTCAAAAGATCATAAGTTCAACTTCATCGAGGCCATCTCTTTTATGGTAAAATGCGATACACAAGATGAGATAGATTACTACTGGGAAAAGCTATCCGCGGTTCCTGAATCCGAACAATGCGGCTGGCTGAAAGATAAGTATGGAATGTCGTGGCAGATTGTGCCGAGAGAAAAGGATGAGATGATGAGTGACAATAGTACTCAGGAGCAAATTGCCCGTGTGACCCAGGCCACTTTGAAAATGAAAAAACTTAATCTTAAGGAGTTACAGAAAGCATACAAAGGATAG
- a CDS encoding winged helix-turn-helix domain-containing protein — MRKKIKIDTTAPRYIMTVWGSGYRFNG, encoded by the coding sequence ATACGAAAGAAAATCAAAATAGACACCACAGCTCCACGATATATTATGACCGTATGGGGATCAGGCTATCGATTTAATGGCTAG
- a CDS encoding sensor histidine kinase gives MTTNYQTIESLCTNNTNLSINDIYQIYDVSRSLQIMADLAKANVFIDCLVSDEKHAIVVAEASPNTAPPVYENSVVGTIAYQTFEPGVMYCLTTGNTMTSNRAFTQERKKVEQSVVPIFSEDNQVIGVVIKEKSIGDQVEHQAEMKAVSKTAESLGGLLIDEKENEPFVPELMEEAVFYISMDGRLVYSNPTAINLSDELLGNPCNNGENLLEYLPFLKDVVNNSQHMLVQEQEVYNKTLKIKKIRVPYHDIHNGVFIIIRDLTELRKKEKELIQKSVAIQEIHHRVKNNLQTVASLLRLQMRRGVPEDSKVYFLESLNRILSIASVYEVILSNSNIDEVDIFELTEKIAKLLVNDATYEGQRITFDIEGESLSVESNRAVSVALIVNELIQNCVNHAFTNGIGGHIHVLFQQYEEQIEIGVQDNGIGYSNSDSPSLGLNIVKRMVEFDLSGVFHIEGNESGTKANFRFPEERRV, from the coding sequence ATGACAACAAACTATCAAACAATAGAATCCCTATGTACCAATAATACGAATCTCTCAATAAATGATATCTATCAAATTTATGATGTATCACGTTCATTGCAAATAATGGCTGACCTTGCAAAGGCAAATGTTTTTATTGATTGTTTAGTATCTGACGAAAAGCATGCAATTGTGGTGGCGGAAGCATCCCCCAATACAGCACCTCCAGTTTATGAGAATAGTGTTGTCGGGACCATTGCTTATCAAACATTCGAGCCTGGCGTGATGTATTGTCTTACGACTGGGAATACGATGACCTCAAACCGAGCGTTTACACAAGAGAGAAAGAAAGTTGAACAAAGTGTTGTTCCTATTTTTTCTGAGGACAACCAAGTTATAGGAGTGGTCATAAAGGAGAAAAGCATTGGAGATCAAGTTGAACACCAAGCAGAAATGAAAGCGGTATCAAAAACAGCTGAATCCCTTGGAGGCTTGTTAATTGATGAGAAAGAGAACGAGCCTTTTGTTCCTGAACTTATGGAAGAAGCTGTTTTTTATATTTCTATGGATGGTAGATTGGTGTATTCAAATCCTACTGCGATTAATCTTTCGGATGAATTGCTTGGTAATCCATGCAACAATGGTGAGAACTTATTAGAGTATTTACCATTTCTTAAAGACGTAGTAAATAATTCTCAGCACATGCTAGTGCAAGAACAAGAAGTGTATAATAAAACGTTAAAGATTAAAAAGATTCGAGTGCCTTATCATGATATACACAATGGTGTTTTTATCATCATTAGAGACTTAACGGAGCTTCGAAAGAAAGAAAAGGAATTAATTCAAAAGTCGGTAGCGATACAAGAGATTCATCACCGAGTAAAGAATAATTTGCAAACAGTTGCAAGCCTCTTGCGTCTTCAAATGAGACGAGGTGTGCCAGAAGATAGTAAAGTATATTTTCTAGAAAGCTTAAATCGAATTTTAAGTATAGCTTCTGTTTATGAAGTAATCTTATCAAATAGCAATATTGATGAAGTAGATATTTTCGAACTGACTGAAAAGATAGCGAAGCTTTTAGTCAATGATGCAACGTATGAGGGGCAACGAATTACGTTTGATATAGAGGGAGAGAGTCTTTCGGTTGAATCTAACCGTGCTGTATCAGTAGCTCTTATCGTGAACGAGCTGATTCAAAATTGCGTGAATCATGCTTTTACAAATGGAATTGGAGGGCATATCCATGTCCTATTCCAACAATACGAAGAACAAATAGAGATTGGAGTCCAAGATAATGGTATTGGATACAGTAATTCGGATTCACCTTCATTAGGTTTGAATATCGTAAAGAGAATGGTTGAATTCGACTTATCCGGTGTGTTCCATATAGAGGGCAATGAGTCCGGAACGAAAGCTAACTTCCGTTTTCCTGAAGAAAGGAGGGTGTAG
- a CDS encoding alpha/beta fold hydrolase: MLEYKLFGNDKARDYIILLHGIGGSSNIFYKQIKALRDSYNIVAIHLPGHKNSPSIVSYNKPFSFEVAAKEVVRILDELHIKKAHFIGISLGSVIIHSILSKSPERVKTAVLGGVITKLTLGSKILLTLGRMMKNVTPHIWLYSLFAHILMPKHNHKVSRNAFIREAKSMKREEFLGWYNLIQFISSTMSEAKENASSVPKLYITGEEDHMFKKGLKSDIKHLANAELVILERCGHVVNIDKPEEFNAHVMAFIQENRGLVNNNKLLPTSM, translated from the coding sequence ATGCTTGAATATAAATTATTTGGAAATGACAAAGCACGGGATTACATAATACTTCTGCACGGGATAGGTGGAAGTTCAAATATATTCTATAAACAAATTAAAGCGTTAAGAGATTCATATAATATCGTGGCTATTCATCTTCCTGGTCATAAAAATTCGCCAAGTATAGTTAGTTATAATAAACCTTTTTCGTTTGAAGTTGCTGCCAAGGAAGTCGTTCGTATATTGGATGAACTTCACATCAAAAAAGCCCATTTTATAGGAATTTCCTTAGGTTCTGTTATTATACATAGTATTTTATCGAAATCGCCAGAAAGAGTGAAAACAGCCGTATTGGGAGGAGTGATTACGAAACTGACTCTTGGTTCGAAAATCCTTCTAACCCTTGGAAGAATGATGAAAAATGTGACGCCTCATATATGGTTATATTCGTTATTTGCACATATACTGATGCCGAAACATAACCACAAAGTATCTAGGAACGCATTTATAAGAGAAGCAAAAAGCATGAAAAGGGAAGAGTTTTTAGGTTGGTACAACTTAATCCAGTTTATTAGTTCGACAATGAGTGAGGCAAAGGAGAATGCGTCAAGCGTACCGAAGCTCTACATTACTGGAGAAGAGGACCATATGTTTAAAAAAGGATTAAAAAGCGATATAAAGCATCTTGCAAATGCAGAATTAGTGATATTGGAACGTTGTGGACATGTGGTCAACATAGATAAGCCTGAAGAATTCAATGCTCACGTTATGGCATTCATTCAGGAGAATAGAGGGTTAGTAAACAATAACAAACTGTTGCCTACTTCTATGTAA
- a CDS encoding DegV family protein has translation MRRIILSTESGADLPGDLAEKYDVQVVPMHIIMEGKDYLDGYLPVQDIYDYYERTKKIPSTTSTNAYEYQEFFATTRENFPDCIIIHIGYTSKASSSFQNAVIAAEEFEDIFLIDALNVTGGLAAIVLYAAELLEKQPGIEPEHLVEKIEAIVPKSRLAFIPGSLEFLKAGGRVSNMASMIGALLKIKPCIELRDGKLMSTKKYRGKMSGATEKLFSDYLNEFNIDREQLYFIYSIGLDERIKRRMDEIAKESGFQNIIWIQAGGMISTHSGAGGFGVAGLEQ, from the coding sequence ATGCGAAGGATCATCTTATCGACCGAAAGCGGTGCCGACTTACCTGGTGATTTAGCTGAAAAGTACGATGTTCAAGTAGTTCCCATGCACATCATTATGGAAGGAAAAGATTATTTAGATGGTTATCTGCCGGTCCAGGATATTTATGACTATTACGAACGCACGAAGAAAATACCCTCTACTACCTCCACAAATGCTTATGAGTATCAAGAGTTTTTTGCAACTACAAGAGAGAATTTCCCAGATTGCATCATTATACATATTGGTTATACATCAAAAGCGTCTTCTTCTTTTCAAAATGCTGTCATTGCTGCGGAAGAATTTGAAGACATTTTTCTCATTGATGCTCTGAACGTAACTGGAGGATTAGCTGCGATTGTATTGTATGCTGCTGAGTTATTAGAAAAACAACCTGGCATTGAACCGGAACATTTAGTTGAAAAAATAGAAGCAATCGTTCCTAAATCAAGGCTGGCTTTCATCCCGGGCAGTCTGGAGTTTCTTAAAGCTGGAGGACGGGTAAGCAATATGGCTTCTATGATTGGAGCTCTGTTGAAAATAAAGCCATGCATAGAGCTGAGGGATGGAAAACTTATGTCTACAAAGAAGTACCGCGGGAAAATGAGTGGAGCTACTGAAAAACTCTTCAGTGATTACTTAAATGAATTCAACATTGATAGAGAGCAGCTTTATTTTATCTACTCAATCGGACTTGATGAAAGAATCAAGCGGCGGATGGATGAGATTGCCAAAGAAAGTGGATTCCAAAATATAATATGGATTCAAGCGGGCGGTATGATTTCGACTCATTCTGGAGCCGGGGGCTTCGGGGTAGCAGGATTAGAGCAATAG
- the groL gene encoding chaperonin GroEL (60 kDa chaperone family; promotes refolding of misfolded polypeptides especially under stressful conditions; forms two stacked rings of heptamers to form a barrel-shaped 14mer; ends can be capped by GroES; misfolded proteins enter the barrel where they are refolded when GroES binds) yields MAKDIKFSEEARRSMLRGVDRLADAVKVTLGPKGRNVVLEKKYGSPLITNDGVTIAKEIELEDHFENMGAQLVSEVASKTNEIAGDGTTTATVLAQAMITEGLKNVASGANPVGVRRGIEKATEVAIEELKKISKPIEGKESISQVASISSSDEEVGQLIAEAMERVGNDGVITIEESKGFNTEMEVVEGMQFDRGYASPYMVSDQDKMEAVLENPYILITDKKITNIQEVLPVLEQVVQQSRPLLMISEDVEGEALATLVVNKLRGTFNAVSVKAPGFGDRRKAMLEDIATITGGQVITEDLGLELKNTRMDQLGRANKVVVTKDDTTIVEGAGTAETIGNRVNQLRSQLEETTSEFDKEKLQERLAKLAGGVAVIKVGAATETELKERKLRIEDALNSTRAAVEEGIVAGGGTALVNIYNHVASLDLSDDEATGAKILLRALEEPVRQIAHNAGMEGSVIIERLKGEQVGIGFNAATGEWVNMIEAGIVDPTKVTRSALQNASSVAAMFLTTEAVVADKPGEDDNAGGGMPDMGGMGGMGGMM; encoded by the coding sequence ATGGCTAAAGATATTAAATTTAGTGAAGAAGCACGCCGATCCATGCTACGTGGTGTGGACCGTCTAGCAGACGCTGTTAAAGTAACATTAGGACCAAAAGGACGTAACGTTGTTCTTGAGAAAAAATACGGTTCTCCCCTTATCACAAACGACGGTGTAACCATTGCGAAAGAAATTGAATTAGAAGACCACTTCGAAAATATGGGCGCTCAGCTTGTATCGGAAGTTGCTTCTAAGACAAACGAAATCGCTGGTGACGGTACTACAACTGCAACGGTACTAGCACAAGCAATGATTACAGAAGGTCTTAAAAACGTAGCATCTGGTGCAAATCCAGTAGGGGTACGTCGTGGTATTGAAAAAGCGACAGAAGTTGCGATTGAAGAGCTTAAGAAAATCTCTAAGCCTATCGAAGGCAAAGAGTCCATTTCTCAAGTAGCATCCATCTCTTCTTCTGATGAAGAAGTCGGTCAGCTAATCGCTGAAGCAATGGAGCGTGTAGGTAACGACGGCGTTATCACAATCGAAGAGTCTAAAGGCTTCAACACAGAAATGGAAGTTGTAGAAGGTATGCAGTTCGACCGCGGATATGCATCTCCTTACATGGTTTCTGACCAAGACAAGATGGAAGCGGTTCTTGAGAACCCATACATTCTAATTACAGATAAGAAGATCACAAACATTCAAGAAGTACTTCCAGTTCTTGAGCAAGTGGTACAGCAAAGCCGTCCACTTCTAATGATCTCTGAAGACGTTGAAGGCGAAGCACTTGCAACACTAGTTGTGAACAAACTTCGTGGTACATTCAACGCTGTATCTGTTAAAGCACCAGGATTCGGCGATCGTCGTAAAGCAATGCTAGAAGATATCGCAACAATCACTGGCGGTCAAGTTATCACAGAAGATCTTGGCCTAGAGCTTAAGAACACTAGAATGGACCAACTAGGTCGTGCGAATAAAGTTGTTGTTACAAAAGACGACACAACAATCGTTGAAGGTGCAGGCACTGCTGAAACAATCGGCAACCGTGTAAACCAACTACGTTCTCAACTAGAAGAAACAACTTCTGAATTTGATAAAGAAAAACTACAAGAGCGTCTTGCGAAGCTAGCAGGTGGCGTAGCAGTAATCAAAGTTGGTGCAGCTACAGAAACCGAGCTTAAAGAACGTAAACTACGTATCGAAGACGCACTAAACTCTACTCGTGCAGCAGTAGAAGAAGGTATCGTAGCTGGTGGTGGTACAGCACTAGTGAACATCTACAACCACGTAGCTTCTCTAGATTTATCTGACGACGAAGCAACTGGCGCGAAAATCCTTCTACGTGCCCTAGAAGAGCCAGTACGTCAAATCGCTCATAACGCTGGTATGGAAGGATCCGTTATCATCGAGCGCCTTAAAGGCGAACAAGTTGGCATCGGATTCAACGCAGCAACTGGCGAATGGGTAAACATGATCGAAGCAGGTATCGTAGACCCAACAAAAGTGACACGTTCCGCACTTCAAAACGCATCATCCGTTGCGGCTATGTTCCTTACTACTGAAGCAGTAGTAGCTGACAAGCCAGGCGAAGACGACAACGCTGGCGGCGGCATGCCAGACATGGGTGGCATGGGCGGAATGGGCGGCATGATGTAA